The segment ACTCGGGCCAAAGAAACGGCTTGAACGCATGTTTGATGAATTAAAAGATGAAGGTATTACTGTAACAGACGAACAACGTGCAACAATCCATGGGCCGATTGGATTGGACATCGGTGCAGAAACTGCCGAAGAAATTGCCTTGTCTGTACTGGCAGAAATAAAAGCGGTATTTGCTGAACGTACAGGCGGTTTTTTGAAAAACCGTTCGGTCAGTATTCACACCCGAAATGAATTGGAATTACAGAAATTAAGCAGCAATGGCAGATGAGCACATGCATACAAATAAAACAGGCGTCATTATACTCGCTGCAGGCGCATCTTCACGGTTAGGTTCTCCCAAACAATTATTGGCATATTCAGGCGCTACGCTATTGCAACATTCCATTGACGCAGCTCAATCATCTGATGCTTCTTCAGTTCTTGTTGTTTTAGGTGCCAATGCTGATCTCATTAAATCTGAAATCGGCCACACAGCTGCTAACGTTGTTGTAAATCCTGAATGGAAAGAAGGAATGGCTTCTACCATTCGATGCGGTTTACAAACTTTGGTTGAAATGCATCCGGAAACAGAAGCTTTAATTTTCATGGTAGCCGATCAGCCATTTGTAACAGCGGCGCTATTAAATAATTTGATGGAGTTGAACAGAAATGAACAGCGCAGCATTGTTGCAAGTAAATATGGAAGTACTTTTGGAACACCTGTGCTATTTACCAAACGTTTCTTTCCGGAACTGATGGAGTTAACAGGTGATGTGGGAGCAAAGAGCCTGGTTCGAAAATATATGGACGAAGCTACTTTTGTTTCCTTTCCGAAAGGAGAGATTGATATTGATACGGTGGAAGACTATAAAAATCTTTCGGAAGAATAATTGAAAGTACGCCTCGTCTGATGTCCTCGTCTGACGGAAAATTCAGCAAACAATGATTACTGTAACAGAAGCAAAACATATTATTTCAAATAACGTAACAGCATTAAAACCTGTTACGCTTCCGTTATTGCAGGCAAGAGGAAAAGTATTATCAACAGATGTGTTTGCTACAGTTGATATTCCTGCGTTTCCGCAATCGGCTATGGATGGTTATGCATTTGCATATGATGATCTGCAGAAAGAATTAGTTATTGAAGGAGAGATGGCAGCAGGAAGTTCTTCCACAATTGAACTTACAACAGGCAAAGCCATCCGCATTTTCACGGGAGCACCTGTGCCTGCCGGAGCAGATACAGTGGTAATGCAGGAGAAAGTAAAAGCAGAGAATGGCATCTTAATTATTGAAGATGATAAATTGCAACGCAACAGCAATGTTCGTCCGGTAGGTTCTGAAATAAAAGCAGGGGAACTGGCTTTACCGAAAGGAAGTGTATTAACTGCGGCAGCTATTGGTTTTTTAGCAGGC is part of the Lacibacter sediminis genome and harbors:
- a CDS encoding nucleotidyltransferase family protein, translating into MADEHMHTNKTGVIILAAGASSRLGSPKQLLAYSGATLLQHSIDAAQSSDASSVLVVLGANADLIKSEIGHTAANVVVNPEWKEGMASTIRCGLQTLVEMHPETEALIFMVADQPFVTAALLNNLMELNRNEQRSIVASKYGSTFGTPVLFTKRFFPELMELTGDVGAKSLVRKYMDEATFVSFPKGEIDIDTVEDYKNLSEE